In the Agromyces flavus genome, ATCGGGTCGCCGACCGAGGTGGGCGAGCGCATCGCCGCGTTCGCCGCCGCCGGCGTGACCACGCTCACCGTCACCCCGTTGGCGCGGAATTCCGAGGAGCGCGTGGCCATCATGTCCGGCCTGCGGAGGCTCGTCGGCTGAGCTCGCCGCCGGTTCGGCCGTCGTCGACCGATCGCGAGGGTGCCTCGACTTCTCCGCACCATCGGCCCCCGCGTCCAGCCCCAGTTCGAGGGTGTAGGTCGCACCGAGGCCAGCGCGTACGCTCAGTCCACCGCTCGCGAGATGCGGAAGGGGAACCTGGGGAGGAGCCGCCGTGGCGGGGCGATGAGGCCGTAGCCCTCTCGGCCCGCCGGGCGGTGCCCACGCCCCGTCGTCCGGCCGTCAACCCCCTCCGGGCCGCGGCCATCGCTTCCTACGATCGTGTCCAGGCGCCGCGTCGACGCACGGCCGGCGCCGCGGGAGGCGCGATGTCGCAGAACGTCCGGCGGTTCGACTGTCCGCCGCAGGCCGTGTTCGACGTGCTGGCCGACGGATGGCTCTACGCCGCCTGGGTCGTGGGCGCGAGCCGCATGCGCGCGGTCGACCCCGACTGGCCCGCCGCGGGCTCGCGCCTGCACCACTCGGTCGGCGCCTGGCCCCTCGTGCTCGACGACACGACCTCCAGCCGCGCGTGGGCACCGCCGGAACGCGCGGCCTTCCGCGCGCGAGGTTGGCCGATCGGCGAGGCCGACGTCGTGATCGAGGTGCGGGCGTCGGGTGGTGGATGCCTCGTCCGCATCACCGAGCGACCGGCGGAAGGCCCCGGCCGGTACGTGCCCGCGCTCATCCGCGAGCCGCTCATGCGCATCCGGAACCGCGAAACCCTCCGGCGGCTGTCGCATCTCGCCGAGGGGCGATGGCGGGTGCGGCCCCATGCCGTCGCGACGACCGGAGCCGGCGCGACGTGACCGGGGCGGGTGGCGCGCGGCGCGCCGATCCGACCGCCCGCGTCGCGGTGGTCGCGGGCGGCACCGCCGGGCTGGGCCTCGCCGTCGCACGTGGGCTCGC is a window encoding:
- a CDS encoding SRPBCC family protein, giving the protein MSQNVRRFDCPPQAVFDVLADGWLYAAWVVGASRMRAVDPDWPAAGSRLHHSVGAWPLVLDDTTSSRAWAPPERAAFRARGWPIGEADVVIEVRASGGGCLVRITERPAEGPGRYVPALIREPLMRIRNRETLRRLSHLAEGRWRVRPHAVATTGAGAT